GGCGCTGCTCGGCTTGAGGCCATCTCCATCCAGAATCACCCCGGCCTTCACCAGCTCCTCGTTGAACTTGCCCATGGCCGCGAACATCTTCTCGTCGGGCATCACCCCGGCCTCGGAGTTCTTCGTCGCCTTCACGAGCACCATGACCTTCATCGCTGTGTCCTTTCGGTTGGGGGCCACTGCCCCGTTCTGAAATGGCGACGAATCAGCCGAACGCGGATCGACACGGCTCAGAGAAAATCGACACGGCGTCCGTGTGCGCCCAAAGGCTGAGGAAATTCAGCCACCTACGCAGCGGGGGCTTCAAAGGCAGCCACCCGAGGGGGCGGCTGAACAGCCGCGCCACGGCCTGTGGGACGAGCGCGTCTGTCTGAGCACAGGGATTTGGGCTTCGTCGCGTGCGCAACCTTGCGCCCACCCCGACTTTGACCGCCAGCGGAGGCCACTGGCGAAATCTCCCCTGGCCCACGTCACACAGCGGCGTGGCCACTCACGGAAGGCAGGCTCACATGAAGGCGATGCTTGCAGCACTGGCCGTCACGATGGGGATGCTGGCTGGCTGCGGTTCCATTCCCGCTGAAGAAACACCGCCGGAACCAGAGGGAGTCACTTCCGCGCAGCAGTCGTGTGAGTGCCACAATGACGGCTGCTGCTCCATATTGATTTGCCCGTACATAGACCCCGACTGCATCTGAATCAGGGGCGCCGCCATCTCGCCCGTACGGCATTCCGCGCGCGCCGGACGCCGTACCGGGCCACGGAGCCCATCCGTGGCGCCAGCAGCAGCTTCGCCGCCATCCATCCGGCGCGGCTGTCCAGGAGCGATGCCCCCAGGAGTCTCGCGTCGGAGAAGAAGCGCCGCGCGAGCACCTGCTGCCAGCGCGGCGGCGCCAGCGCCTCCAGCACCTCATCCGGAACGGGCGCCGAGAACAGCCGCCGCGCCGCATCCCACGCGTACCAGACGGCATGCGGGAACGCCGTGCCACGGGCCCGCTCCACCACGGTCCGCCAGTCCAGCCGGGCCTCCGACAGCGCCAGCAACTTCAAGTCGAAGAGCCACGCCAGCCGCTGCAACGCGTGGTTGCTCGCATGCAGCGCCAGGTACACGGCTTCGTCCTCGGGCCGCAGCCACCGCACGGCGCGCCCGTCCACCACCCCTGTCTCCGCGCGCGCCAGCAGCGCGTCCCCCTCCAGCGCCTCGCCCCAACCCGCGAGCGCACGGAAGTGCAGCTCCACCAGCCCCATCGGCCCTTCGAGCTCCAGGTGGTGGGAGTCCTCCTCGCCATGACGAGCGCCGTCGTCCCCCCGTGCCGACAGCCCCACGCGGGCCAGCGCCTGCACCGCGGCGCCGACGTCCGCACGGCCCACGAGCAGATCCACATCCGTGGTCGCTCGCTGCAGCGGGTCCGGATACAGCCGCAGCGCCAGCCCATACCCCTTGAGCAGCACCGGCACCTGCCCCACGGATGCCAACGCCTCCAGGCTCCGCAGCAGCAGCGTCTTCACCCGCAGCACCCGCGCCGCGTTCCCCAGGGACTCCCTGCGCAGGGATGTCCTCGCGGCCTCCGGCAACACCCAGCCCGCACGGGACACGGCATGGTCCACGAAGCCCACCAGCCCGTGCCCCACCGCCGCGCGGACGAGTCCGTCCGCCTCCGAGCCCTCCGGAGCAGCGCACGCCGGAACCTCCGGCCACGCCCGCAGCAGCGCGTGAAGCGCGCCCGTGCCCTCGGGCATCGCCTCCCTCCGCTGGGCGCGAGACGACGCTCGCCCCTCCCGCATCACTTCCTCAACGCGACGAGACGGCCGGGCTCCACGCTCACACGGGGACGCAGGCGCGCGGCGCTCTCCGCCACCGCGTCCGCGACCTGCTCCAGCGCCAGCTCCTCGTCGCGATTGATGGAGGACCGGCCATCGCGCCACACCAGCAGCATGGCGCCCAGCACCTCACCGCCATCCTTGATGGCGATGCTGACCTCGAAGGGCACGCCCGGCCCCGAGGGTCGCTGGGCCTCGAAGACAATGCCGTCGGAGAGCCCCGTCTCGAGGACGCGCTGGAAGCGCAGCTCCTGGCGCGACAGGCCCAGGGCGTCCGCTAGGGGGCGCACGCCGTTCCACACGGCCTCCAGCGACCCCGAGGCCCGAACGGCCCGGGTGACGTCCTTCACCATCGTCCGCAGCCACAGGTTGCGCTGACGCATCTGGTGCATGTTCTTCGCGCGGTGCAGGTCCAGGTAGCCCAGCCGGCGCATCAGCAACACGATGAGCGCGCCCACGCAGCACAGGAGCATCGCGCTCTCCGCGCTGTTGGCGTAGTTCAGGGCCAGCGCCACCAGCCCGAAGAGTCCACACACGGCATACAGCACCAACACCGTGGAGCGGTGGCTGAGCACCATCCGGCTCATCAACCGGTGATGGATGTGCTCACGGTCCGCGCTGAACATCGGCCGTCCCATGAGCGAGCGCCGCACCATGGCCAGCAGCGTGTCCATGATGGGCAGGCCCAGCGCCATCACCGGAACCAGCATGGCCACCGCCGTGCCGCTCTTGGTGCTCGTCTTGATGGACACCGCCGCCAGCACGAAGCCCAGGAACATGCTCCCCGTGTCCCCCATGAAGATGGAGGCCGGGTTGAAATTGAAGACGAGGAACCCGAGGATGGCCCCCGCCAGCGCCGCCATCAGCAGCGCCAGCAGGACGTCGCCGCGCGCGAGCGCCAGCAGGAAGTTGGTGCTGACGCCGAAGAAGGCCACGCCACCCGCGAGTCCATCCAGGCCATCGATGAGGTTGAGCGCGTTGATGACGCCCACCACCCACAGCACGGTGAAGGGCAGACTCAAGGCCCCCAGCACCAGCTCCGGTCCGAAGGGATTGGCGATGACGTCGATGCGAAATCCCATCGCATACAGCCCGAACGCCACCGCGAACTGGACGGTGAACTTCAGCCGCGCCCCCGCGCCCCGAAGGTCGTCGTAGAGGCCCAGCGCCACAATCACCGCGCCGCCCAGGAAGAGGCCCGCCACCAGGTCCGTGTGCGAACGGAAGTGGTGGCCCACGCCCGAGTCCACCAGGAACAACGCACACAGCGGCGCGAAGAAACCACCGACGATGCCCACCCCGCCCAGACGGGGAATGGGCCGCACGTGCACCTTCCGGCTGGAGTTCGCCTGGTCCAGCCATCCCCACGCCTGGGCCTGGTCGCGCACGAACCGCGTGAGCACCAGTGCCACCATCAGCGAGACGAAGAAGGCGACGAAAAGCGTAATCATGGGACGGGCACCGTCCCCCCATCGTGAAGGCCCGCGGCTCCACGCGTCAATGCACGCCAGGGTGCGATAGGTTTGTGAAGCAATGGGCCTTGCGGCCTCCCGCTCCCCGGCCGAGCAGGCAACGGCAGACGGCCTTCTAATCCGTCGAGCGCGAGCGGAGAAGCGTCACGGAAGGGGTACGAACAACCCCGTCACGCCGTCATGGACGACCTGGGTGCGGCGCCGGACGGGCCTGGCGGCTTCTCAGGGCCCACCGGCGTGAGTGAGAATGCTCCGGTCCCTCCTCGCCATGTCCGCCCCCTCCTCCCCCACGTTGCAGGCGTGCCTCGACTCCCGCCGCAACAACCTGGACGCCCTGCGCTTCGCGGCGGCGGCGGGGGTGCTGTTCAGCCACGCCTTCCCGCTGGGAGAAGGCACGGGGACGAAAGAGCCCCTGGAGGCGCTCACCCAGGGGCAACTGTCCCTGGGGCGGCTGAGCGTGGCGGTGTTCCTCATCATCAGCGGGGTGCTCATCACCCGGAGCTGGGAGCGGACCCCCGACGCGGTGCGCTTCACGTGGGCGCGCGTGCTGCGCATCTTCCCGGGGCTCGGGCTGATGCTGGTGCTGACGACGCTGGTGCTCGGCCCCGCCTTCACCCGCCTGCCGCTGGGGGACTACTTCGCGGCGCCGGACACCGCCCTGTACCTGCCGCGCAACTTCACGCTGCACTGGCTCCAGTGGCACCTGCCCGGCGTCTTCGAAACCAATCCCTACCCCAACGCCATCAACGGCTCGCTGTGGACCTTGAAGTACGAGGTCGGCTTCTACCTGCTGACGCTGGCGCTGGGCCTCGCGGGCCTGCTGCGCAAGGGCATGGTGGCTCTGGGCCTCGTGGGGGCGGCGACGGCCACCTTCGTGACAGGACGCCTGGGCTTCTGGCCGGAGCTGTACCTGTACTTCGGCGGCGGCGCGGCGCTGTACCTGTGGCGCGCGCGCGTGCGCATGAACCCGTGGATCGCCGTGGCGTGTGCGGTGGGGTGGCTCGTCACGGCCCGGCTCGGCGGCGGCTGCCGCATCGCCACCGGGCTGCTGGGCGGGTACGTGGTGCTGTACCTCGCCTTCCTGCCCTTGGGGCCGCTGGCGGACTTCGGCCGCCGGGGCGACCTCTCCTACGGCCTCTATCTCTACGCCTTCCCCGTCCAGCAGGTCGTCTCCGCGCTGCTGGGCCCCACCGCGTGGTGGGTGAACGCGGCGGTGGCCTTCCCGTGCGTGGTGCTGCTCGCGGCGCTGTCGTGGCGGTGGGTGGAGAAGCCCGCCTTGCGCCGCAAGGACCGGCCCCCCGCGTGGGCGCTCCGCGCTGGGTCCGCCATCACGGCGCGTCCGCTGACACCGCGTCCAGGGAATGAATCGCGCTGAAGTTGTCGCCCGCGAGCCGGTCATACGTGAGCAGGCGGTAGCGACGCAGCCAGTCCTCCCAGGAGCCCGGTGCGGGCGTCCCCGCGTCCTTCTTGTCCACGGGCAGGTACTCCCCCTTGGCGGAGCGCAGCAGGTCGCCTCGGACCACGGGCAGCACCGTGGACATCTCCGAGACGAAGGCGAAGAAGCCCGGAAGCGGCAGCCCGGCCAGCTCGAGGATGCGCGGCGGGAGCATGCTGATGCTCAGGTGGAGGTCCTCCCGGGGCGCGGCGAAGTTCGTCCAGAGGACGACGGGGACCTCGGCCATGCGCTCGCGCTGCGCGTCCGTCCACGGGTCATGAAAGAAACCCGCCTCCCGGTAGGCCGCGTAATCCGAGCCCAGCATCGGCAGGTGGTCACCGAAGACGACGACCAGCGTCTTGCGCTTGCGTGACGCCAACTGCGTCAGCAGCCGCTCCATCGCCTTGTCCGCCTGCCGCAGCTTGTGCACGTAGTTCTTCAGCAGCAGCCGGCTGTCCGCCGAAAGCCGGTCGCCCAGGACGTCAATCTTCTCCTCCCCCGTGAGGGGCAGGTTGTAGGGGCCGTGGGTGGACATCGTCACGGCCATGAGGAAGCGCGGCTGCCGCTCGTCGGCGAGCTCCTGGAGGATGCGGTCGACGACCTCCTCGTCGGACACCCAGGGCCCTTCGAGCCGCGGCGACGGAAAGTCGGTGAGCGACTGGAACGAATCGAAGCCCAGCAGCGGGTACACCACGTCCCGGCTCCAATAGAAGGAATGGAACGGGTGGATGGCCACGGTGCGGTAACCCGCGCGCCGGAACAGCGACGGCAGCGCGTCCACCGGCTTCAACACGTAATGCTGGTAGGGCACCGAGCCCTCGGGCGCAAAGGACGAGGACATGCCCGTGAGCAGCTCGAACTCGGCGTTGGCCGTGCCGCCACCGAAGGCCGGGCTGACGAGCTGGCCCGAGCTGTGGTCCTGCATGAGCGAGCGCAGGTAGGGCAGCGGGTCCTCGCTGAACGAGACGCCCAGCCGCGTCGGGTCCCAGAGGGACTCCGCCATGATGATGACGACGTCGACGGGCGCTTCGGGCGCGGTCGGCACCCACGCCGGATTGCTTCCCAGCGCCGCGTGGACCTGGGCCTGGGAGTACTCCCCGCCCGGCTCCAGCCGCAGCCCCTCCCAGTTCCAGAGCATCATCAGCGTGAGCCCGTTCATCTGGAAGTTGGACCGCTGGTCCCACACCTGGTGGTAGATGCCGAAGCGGTTGAAGGCGCGCCGGATGGGCAGGTGCTGCTGGAAGATGATGACCAGCAGATACGCCAGGGAGACCAGCGCCACGTTGCGGCGCCCGGCCTTGGGCAACGGATACCGCGGCTGCCCTCGCGCCACCCCGCGCGCCATGAGGCCCAGCACGGCCACCATGAGCAGCCCGGAGCCGATGGCGGCGAGGGCGCCGCCACCCGGCACCAGCGTGGGCGCCAGCGACGTCACCTGCCGCCACTCCAGGAAGTCCCAGGGCATCAGCGGCCGGTCGATGAGCTGCACCTTCCGGATGTGGAGCGTCAGCGAGAACAGCATCCCCGACGCCACCAGGGCCAGTGAGATGCCCAGCCGGTTGGTGAGCGCCCACAGCACGCTCATCACCGCCGCGACGACGCCCACGCTGAGGAGCATGGACAAGCCGTTGCGCTGGGTGATGCTTTCGAGCCCCGTCGAGGAGAAGACCGCGATGGTCAACTCCATGGCGCCCACGAGCACCATCGACGCCAGGATGACACCCACCAACGGCCACAGGTTGGAGCGCGGCTTCTGGAAGAAGAGGGTTTGGGGAATCCTAGGACGGCGTGCCAACGACAGGTCCCTCCAATCGACCCGTGACGATGAAGCCGCCGAGCCTACCTGACAGGCCCCGTGGCATTCCATGAGGCTGCGAACCCACCGACGCGGGCTGCCACACTGAGTGCGGGCGGGCACGCAGCGGAGCGCCTTCTCACGGCCGGCGCCTCATTTCATCGGAGGCTGAGCCAACAGCGCGGCGCCAATGGCACCGGAAAGTTCGCCCAGCTCGGCGACACACACGGGCGGCTGGCGCTCCGGGACGAAGATGTGCGGCCGCATGGCTTCGTGGATGCGGCTGGCGTACTCGGGACCCAGGCGCGTCCCCAACCCACCGCCGAGCACCACGGCCTCCACGTCCAGCAGGTTGATGGCGGAGGCGAGCCCCGCGCCGAGCATCCGCACCGCGCGGTCGATGAGCCAGGTGGCCAGCGCGTCCTCCTGCGCCAGCGCCCGGGCCCAGATGCTGCTCGTCAGCCGGGAGCGGCCCTTCTTCCGCATCAAGTCGAAGAGGTCCGTCTTCTCACCCCGGCGCACGGCCTTGTGCGCCCGGCGCTCCATGGACGCGCGGCCCGCGTAGGCCTCCAGACACCCGCGCCGGCCGCACCCGCACCGGGCGCCGCCGAGCTTCACCACCATGTGCCCCACCTCGCCCGCGGCGCCGCGCCCTCGCCAGGGCACGCCGTCCAGCACCAGGCCGCCGCCCACGCCCGTCCCCCACCAGACGCCCAGCAGCGAGCGGTAGGGCCGCCCCGCGCCCAGCCGGTACTCCGCGGCCACGGCCACCTGGACGTCGTTGCCCAGCACCACGGGGCATCCCGCCCGCGCGCTCAAGTCCCCGGCGACGGGGTACGGCGTGCTCCACCCCCGCCCCACGTTGCTGACATGGCCCAGGGTGCCCTCGTTCGCGTTCACCGCGCCGGGTGCTCCCACGCCCACGCCCAGGAGCTGCCGGGGCGTCGTTCCCGCGGCGCGCGCGGCCTCCTCCAGCGTCTCGTGGACCGCCCGTACCACGTCACCGGGCTCGCCGTCGGAGGGCGTGGGGTGGCGCATCTTCCCCAGGACGGAGCCGGCCCGGTCCACCACCACGGCCTCGATTTTCGTGCCCCCCAGGTCAACCCCGCCCCAGCACTCCTCGGTGCTCCGGCCCTTCGCCTTCCTGCGTCCTGGCTCCGCCGTGTTCGACTCCCGCATCTCACGCCTCCGGCCGTGGGTGGGCATGGCGTCCGCGCCCCCAGGCGAAGATGCGCAGTCCCGTCCAGCGCG
This genomic window from Myxococcus hansupus contains:
- a CDS encoding nucleotidyltransferase family protein, encoding MPEGTGALHALLRAWPEVPACAAPEGSEADGLVRAAVGHGLVGFVDHAVSRAGWVLPEAARTSLRRESLGNAARVLRVKTLLLRSLEALASVGQVPVLLKGYGLALRLYPDPLQRATTDVDLLVGRADVGAAVQALARVGLSARGDDGARHGEEDSHHLELEGPMGLVELHFRALAGWGEALEGDALLARAETGVVDGRAVRWLRPEDEAVYLALHASNHALQRLAWLFDLKLLALSEARLDWRTVVERARGTAFPHAVWYAWDAARRLFSAPVPDEVLEALAPPRWQQVLARRFFSDARLLGASLLDSRAGWMAAKLLLAPRMGSVARYGVRRARNAVRARWRRP
- a CDS encoding ROK family protein; this encodes MRESNTAEPGRRKAKGRSTEECWGGVDLGGTKIEAVVVDRAGSVLGKMRHPTPSDGEPGDVVRAVHETLEEAARAAGTTPRQLLGVGVGAPGAVNANEGTLGHVSNVGRGWSTPYPVAGDLSARAGCPVVLGNDVQVAVAAEYRLGAGRPYRSLLGVWWGTGVGGGLVLDGVPWRGRGAAGEVGHMVVKLGGARCGCGRRGCLEAYAGRASMERRAHKAVRRGEKTDLFDLMRKKGRSRLTSSIWARALAQEDALATWLIDRAVRMLGAGLASAINLLDVEAVVLGGGLGTRLGPEYASRIHEAMRPHIFVPERQPPVCVAELGELSGAIGAALLAQPPMK
- a CDS encoding LTA synthase family protein, which produces MARRPRIPQTLFFQKPRSNLWPLVGVILASMVLVGAMELTIAVFSSTGLESITQRNGLSMLLSVGVVAAVMSVLWALTNRLGISLALVASGMLFSLTLHIRKVQLIDRPLMPWDFLEWRQVTSLAPTLVPGGGALAAIGSGLLMVAVLGLMARGVARGQPRYPLPKAGRRNVALVSLAYLLVIIFQQHLPIRRAFNRFGIYHQVWDQRSNFQMNGLTLMMLWNWEGLRLEPGGEYSQAQVHAALGSNPAWVPTAPEAPVDVVIIMAESLWDPTRLGVSFSEDPLPYLRSLMQDHSSGQLVSPAFGGGTANAEFELLTGMSSSFAPEGSVPYQHYVLKPVDALPSLFRRAGYRTVAIHPFHSFYWSRDVVYPLLGFDSFQSLTDFPSPRLEGPWVSDEEVVDRILQELADERQPRFLMAVTMSTHGPYNLPLTGEEKIDVLGDRLSADSRLLLKNYVHKLRQADKAMERLLTQLASRKRKTLVVVFGDHLPMLGSDYAAYREAGFFHDPWTDAQRERMAEVPVVLWTNFAAPREDLHLSISMLPPRILELAGLPLPGFFAFVSEMSTVLPVVRGDLLRSAKGEYLPVDKKDAGTPAPGSWEDWLRRYRLLTYDRLAGDNFSAIHSLDAVSADAP
- a CDS encoding MraY family glycosyltransferase, with amino-acid sequence MITLFVAFFVSLMVALVLTRFVRDQAQAWGWLDQANSSRKVHVRPIPRLGGVGIVGGFFAPLCALFLVDSGVGHHFRSHTDLVAGLFLGGAVIVALGLYDDLRGAGARLKFTVQFAVAFGLYAMGFRIDVIANPFGPELVLGALSLPFTVLWVVGVINALNLIDGLDGLAGGVAFFGVSTNFLLALARGDVLLALLMAALAGAILGFLVFNFNPASIFMGDTGSMFLGFVLAAVSIKTSTKSGTAVAMLVPVMALGLPIMDTLLAMVRRSLMGRPMFSADREHIHHRLMSRMVLSHRSTVLVLYAVCGLFGLVALALNYANSAESAMLLCCVGALIVLLMRRLGYLDLHRAKNMHQMRQRNLWLRTMVKDVTRAVRASGSLEAVWNGVRPLADALGLSRQELRFQRVLETGLSDGIVFEAQRPSGPGVPFEVSIAIKDGGEVLGAMLLVWRDGRSSINRDEELALEQVADAVAESAARLRPRVSVEPGRLVALRK
- a CDS encoding acyltransferase family protein, with translation MLRSLLAMSAPSSPTLQACLDSRRNNLDALRFAAAAGVLFSHAFPLGEGTGTKEPLEALTQGQLSLGRLSVAVFLIISGVLITRSWERTPDAVRFTWARVLRIFPGLGLMLVLTTLVLGPAFTRLPLGDYFAAPDTALYLPRNFTLHWLQWHLPGVFETNPYPNAINGSLWTLKYEVGFYLLTLALGLAGLLRKGMVALGLVGAATATFVTGRLGFWPELYLYFGGGAALYLWRARVRMNPWIAVACAVGWLVTARLGGGCRIATGLLGGYVVLYLAFLPLGPLADFGRRGDLSYGLYLYAFPVQQVVSALLGPTAWWVNAAVAFPCVVLLAALSWRWVEKPALRRKDRPPAWALRAGSAITARPLTPRPGNESR